In the genome of Desulfuromonas sp. DDH964, one region contains:
- a CDS encoding TAXI family TRAP transporter solute-binding subunit: MKSMRFITLSGCLMLALALVLAPTPGQAAKTRLAFSGGPEGGTFQYFSNGIASRLSKDMPTVEVSNMASAGSVENLRRVDSGEADFGISYSGDLYLARNGKLPQDAKKYVNVQAISYLYGAPAHLIVLDGSGINAVADLAGKKVGVGGAGSGAAASAQRYFSALGLWDKMQPQFIGYNDAVSAMGDKLLDAVWVFAGFPNSSVIQAAASNKIKILDTYEAGVKGGFFDEYPFYAEITIPAGTYSGVDYPVKTFQDSALWVSGKHVGTALVRDSLADIYSPEGLAYMVKVKSTAKEMSVAGGLKGIVTPIHEGAEKFWTEQGLTVSAAQKAR; the protein is encoded by the coding sequence ATGAAAAGTATGCGGTTTATAACACTTTCTGGCTGTCTTATGCTGGCCCTCGCCCTGGTTCTGGCCCCAACTCCAGGCCAGGCGGCCAAGACCCGCCTGGCATTCTCCGGCGGTCCGGAAGGGGGAACCTTTCAGTATTTTTCCAACGGCATCGCTTCACGCCTCTCCAAGGACATGCCGACAGTTGAAGTCTCGAACATGGCCTCGGCCGGATCGGTGGAAAATCTGCGCCGCGTCGATTCCGGAGAAGCCGACTTTGGCATCTCCTATTCGGGGGACCTCTACCTGGCCCGCAACGGCAAGCTCCCCCAGGACGCGAAGAAGTACGTGAACGTCCAGGCCATCTCCTATCTTTACGGCGCTCCGGCCCACCTCATTGTCCTCGACGGAAGCGGCATCAACGCGGTGGCTGACCTGGCAGGGAAAAAGGTCGGCGTCGGTGGCGCCGGTTCCGGAGCCGCCGCCAGCGCCCAGCGCTATTTCAGCGCCCTCGGGCTCTGGGACAAGATGCAGCCCCAGTTCATCGGCTACAACGATGCCGTCTCCGCCATGGGCGACAAACTGCTCGACGCGGTCTGGGTCTTTGCCGGCTTCCCCAACTCCTCGGTCATCCAGGCCGCGGCAAGCAACAAAATCAAGATTCTCGACACCTATGAGGCTGGCGTCAAAGGTGGCTTCTTCGACGAATACCCCTTCTATGCCGAGATTACCATTCCGGCCGGCACCTACAGCGGCGTCGACTATCCGGTAAAAACTTTCCAGGACAGCGCCCTCTGGGTCTCCGGCAAGCATGTCGGTACCGCCCTGGTCCGTGATTCCCTTGCGGATATCTACTCACCGGAAGGGCTTGCCTACATGGTAAAAGTCAAGAGTACCGCCAAGGAAATGAGCGTTGCGGGGGGACTCAAAGGGATCGTCACCCCGATCCACGAAGGGGCCGAGAAGTTCTGGACCGAACAGGGCTTGACAGTCAGCGCCGCCCAGAAAGCGCGGTAA
- a CDS encoding TRAP transporter fused permease subunit has product MSEDLSEEIKDLSAAEKAKLKKLMEKEARSFRVPTGFWKWLVAILGAVMVLFYFYSAGLRAVATQYHRGVYVFVTYVLVFLLYPAGKVRIRLLLGLALGAIISGSIAALLFFPDVATFHATLMGFGERWSSQGVVAAFSDGGAVIGLGLATLAITAALLPVDTLMTRRWPQLPALSDILFAVASALVVYYWIHEFEALNYRAGAENEMDALVSVVGIFLSLEVARRVLGWSMTIIGLAFLSYGYFGPHFPEIIAHRGFGIERLCTSLYLTTNGVFGVMASVLATYVILFIFFGAFLQKSGAGKFFIDLPLAVAGRTTGGPAKVAVIASAMFGSVSGSAIANTVSTGAFTIPLMKRAGFRPHVAGAIEPAASIGGMFLPPVMGAGGFLMAELTETPYSYIMMISVFPALLYFFSVFCMIHFEAKKLKIQGLVGEEFPHWKEVLKKDWYFSLPLIIITVLMILGRSPGFSAFWATISCIVISWFQAETRMGIAKIWDAIQTGARNTLVIGATLGVIGIIVGTISLTGVGLKFSDIIISLAHGNLLAALGLVGLASLVLGMGVPVTAAYLITAVLAVPPLGDMGVPIICAHMIVYWFSQDSNITPPVCVAAYAGAAIAGSDPWKTGWTSFKYAKLLYVVPILMAFTPSILFQAKTVNITMPAIDDEIPFATVMKIHVKPGDHFVAGDKIVTVLSGDQPIEVHAKREGDVKHIAIPNGGMVNSGEVIVAGEQMATPHLIISSFVSAILGTIAFSALTMFYWIRKTTLPEWLILAVATILLYTPGLVTDLSGIALVAIVWFLQRTKNKRDALLPAAAA; this is encoded by the coding sequence ATGAGCGAAGACCTCAGCGAAGAAATCAAGGACCTCTCCGCCGCAGAGAAGGCCAAGCTCAAGAAGCTGATGGAAAAGGAGGCCCGGTCCTTTCGGGTTCCGACCGGCTTCTGGAAGTGGCTGGTCGCAATTCTCGGCGCCGTCATGGTTCTCTTCTATTTCTACTCGGCCGGCCTTCGGGCCGTCGCCACCCAGTACCACCGCGGGGTTTACGTCTTTGTCACCTACGTGCTGGTCTTCCTGCTCTACCCGGCCGGCAAAGTGCGCATCCGCCTCCTGCTCGGACTCGCCCTCGGCGCCATAATCTCCGGCAGCATCGCCGCCCTCCTCTTTTTTCCCGACGTGGCGACCTTTCACGCCACGCTGATGGGCTTCGGCGAGCGCTGGAGCAGCCAGGGGGTGGTGGCCGCGTTCAGCGACGGCGGGGCGGTGATCGGCCTGGGGCTGGCCACCCTCGCCATCACGGCAGCGCTGTTGCCGGTCGACACCCTGATGACCCGGCGCTGGCCGCAGTTGCCGGCACTTTCTGACATCCTCTTCGCCGTGGCCTCGGCCCTCGTGGTCTACTACTGGATTCACGAATTCGAAGCGCTTAATTACCGGGCCGGGGCCGAGAACGAAATGGATGCTCTGGTCAGCGTCGTCGGCATCTTCCTCTCCCTGGAGGTCGCCCGCCGCGTTCTCGGCTGGTCAATGACCATCATCGGTCTCGCCTTTTTGAGCTACGGCTACTTCGGTCCGCACTTCCCCGAGATCATCGCCCACCGCGGCTTCGGCATCGAACGCCTCTGCACCTCCCTCTACCTGACGACCAACGGCGTCTTCGGGGTGATGGCAAGCGTCCTCGCCACCTATGTCATCCTTTTCATCTTTTTCGGCGCCTTCCTGCAGAAATCGGGCGCCGGCAAATTTTTTATCGACCTGCCGCTGGCGGTCGCCGGCCGCACCACCGGCGGACCGGCCAAGGTCGCGGTCATTGCCTCGGCCATGTTCGGCTCGGTATCGGGGAGCGCCATCGCCAACACGGTCTCCACCGGTGCCTTCACCATTCCCCTGATGAAGCGGGCCGGTTTCCGCCCCCATGTCGCCGGGGCGATCGAGCCGGCAGCCTCCATCGGCGGCATGTTCCTCCCCCCGGTCATGGGCGCCGGCGGCTTTTTGATGGCGGAACTGACCGAGACTCCTTATAGCTACATCATGATGATCTCGGTCTTCCCGGCCCTGCTCTACTTCTTCTCGGTCTTCTGCATGATCCATTTCGAGGCGAAGAAACTGAAAATCCAGGGGCTTGTCGGCGAAGAGTTCCCCCACTGGAAGGAAGTTCTGAAAAAAGACTGGTATTTTTCCCTGCCCCTGATCATTATCACCGTCCTCATGATTCTGGGACGCTCCCCGGGGTTTTCCGCCTTCTGGGCGACCATCTCCTGCATCGTGATCAGCTGGTTCCAGGCCGAGACCCGCATGGGTATCGCCAAAATCTGGGATGCCATCCAGACTGGGGCCCGCAACACCCTGGTGATTGGCGCCACCCTCGGCGTCATCGGCATCATCGTCGGCACCATCTCCCTCACCGGGGTCGGGCTGAAATTCTCCGATATCATCATCTCCCTTGCTCACGGCAACCTGCTTGCCGCCCTCGGCCTGGTCGGCCTTGCCTCCCTGGTTCTCGGCATGGGGGTACCGGTCACCGCGGCCTACCTGATCACGGCGGTCCTTGCCGTACCACCGCTGGGAGACATGGGGGTGCCGATTATCTGCGCCCACATGATCGTCTACTGGTTCAGCCAGGATTCCAACATCACCCCCCCGGTCTGCGTCGCGGCCTATGCCGGTGCCGCCATCGCCGGCTCCGACCCTTGGAAGACCGGCTGGACCAGCTTCAAGTACGCCAAGCTCCTCTATGTCGTCCCTATCCTCATGGCCTTCACCCCGAGCATCCTGTTCCAGGCGAAGACGGTCAATATCACCATGCCCGCCATCGACGACGAGATTCCCTTCGCCACGGTCATGAAAATCCATGTCAAGCCCGGCGACCATTTCGTTGCCGGCGACAAGATCGTCACCGTTCTGAGTGGCGACCAGCCCATCGAAGTCCACGCCAAACGGGAAGGGGACGTCAAGCACATCGCCATTCCCAATGGTGGCATGGTCAATTCCGGCGAGGTGATTGTCGCCGGCGAGCAAATGGCCACCCCTCACCTGATTATCTCGTCCTTTGTCTCGGCGATCCTCGGCACCATCGCCTTCTCGGCCCTGACCATGTTCTACTGGATCCGCAAGACCACGCTCCCGGAGTGGCTCATCCTCGCCGTCGCCACCATCCTCCTCTATACACCGGGCCTGGTCACCGACCTGAGCGGCATCGCCCTGGTCGCCATCGTCTGGTTCCTGCAACGCACCAAGAACAAGCGCGATGCCTTGCTGCCGGCCGCTGCGGCCTGA
- a CDS encoding TRAP transporter substrate-binding protein, whose protein sequence is MRKFGILAGLLVLLLAAAPAFAGPITIKFSHVVAVDTPKGQAAEYFKKLVEERSNGEIKVEVYPNSSLFDDKDIMTPLMTNAVQMAAPSFSKFTSFAPNLQLVDLPFLFNDADHLHKVLAGEVGQKILDTVGKKGLVGLSFWDSGFKQLSANKPLLMPADAAGLKFRIMSSKVLEAQFKAVNANPQVLPFSEVYSALQQGVVDACENPLSNFYTKKFYEVQSDLTMSNHGYLGYLVVTNKIFWSKLNDQQKTLITQAMKEATQYGNDLALKMDLDYLAKVKESGKTTVHELTPAQRKAWQEAMMAIYPEFYDVIGKDLIDAALAAGK, encoded by the coding sequence ATGCGTAAGTTTGGAATCCTTGCCGGCCTGCTGGTTCTCCTGCTGGCCGCCGCCCCGGCCTTCGCCGGCCCCATCACCATCAAGTTCAGTCACGTAGTCGCTGTCGACACCCCCAAAGGGCAGGCGGCCGAGTACTTCAAGAAGTTGGTCGAGGAGCGCTCCAACGGCGAGATCAAGGTCGAAGTCTATCCCAACTCGTCGCTCTTCGACGACAAGGATATCATGACCCCGCTGATGACCAACGCCGTGCAGATGGCGGCGCCGAGCTTCTCCAAGTTCACCTCCTTCGCCCCCAACCTGCAGCTGGTCGACCTGCCCTTCCTCTTCAACGACGCCGACCATCTGCACAAGGTTCTTGCCGGCGAAGTCGGCCAGAAAATTCTGGATACCGTCGGCAAAAAAGGGCTGGTCGGCCTCTCCTTCTGGGACAGCGGTTTCAAACAGCTCTCCGCCAACAAACCGCTCCTCATGCCAGCCGACGCGGCCGGGCTGAAATTCCGTATCATGTCCTCCAAGGTCCTCGAAGCCCAGTTCAAGGCGGTCAACGCCAACCCCCAGGTCCTCCCCTTCTCCGAGGTCTACAGCGCCCTGCAGCAGGGGGTCGTCGATGCCTGCGAAAATCCGCTGTCCAACTTCTACACCAAGAAGTTCTACGAGGTGCAGTCCGATCTCACCATGTCGAACCATGGCTACCTCGGCTACCTGGTGGTGACCAACAAGATCTTCTGGAGCAAACTCAACGACCAGCAGAAGACTCTGATCACCCAGGCGATGAAGGAAGCGACCCAGTACGGCAACGACCTCGCCCTGAAGATGGACCTCGATTATCTGGCCAAAGTCAAGGAATCGGGCAAGACCACCGTTCACGAGCTCACCCCGGCCCAGCGCAAAGCGTGGCAGGAGGCGATGATGGCCATCTACCCCGAGTTCTACGACGTCATCGGCAAAGACCTGATCGACGCCGCCCTCGCGGCCGGCAAATAA
- a CDS encoding TRAP transporter large permease — MATLLLFVLLFSLLLIGVPIAVALGLSTTAVILLFTDQPTLVIAQQMFTSLDKFALMAIPLFVLAGNFLSQGGAAKRIIRFARSLVGHLPGGLPMSAIFACIIFAAVSGSSPATVAAIGSIMMGAIKDDGYGSAFSVGSIVCSGSLGILIPPSIVLIVYGVTVDQSIGRLFMAGVVPGIFLGGGLMLVTYLAARRAGFKKTERASGKEIWVSFKDASWGLAVVVIIIGGIYGGLFTPTEAAAVSAVYGFFVVKFIYRDLSWKQIPEVIKASASTAAMIMFIIANAMVFAYLLTIQQIPQELAAWIIGMNLSKYMFLVFVNLLLLLAGNFMEPSSLIMIIAPLIFPVAMQLGIDPIHLGVIVTVNMEIGMLTPPVGLNLFVASGISGLSLGEVVKASLPWFFVLLVGLLILTYIPAISLWLPNLMYGG, encoded by the coding sequence ATGGCAACCTTACTTCTCTTTGTCCTCCTCTTCAGCCTGCTCCTGATCGGCGTACCGATCGCGGTCGCCCTCGGCCTGTCCACGACGGCGGTGATTCTCCTCTTCACTGACCAGCCGACGCTGGTCATCGCCCAGCAGATGTTTACCTCGCTCGACAAATTCGCGCTGATGGCGATCCCGCTCTTCGTTCTCGCCGGCAACTTCCTCTCCCAGGGCGGGGCGGCGAAGCGCATCATCCGCTTTGCCCGCTCCCTGGTCGGGCATCTCCCCGGCGGCCTGCCGATGTCGGCGATCTTTGCCTGCATCATCTTTGCGGCAGTCAGCGGCTCCTCGCCGGCCACCGTGGCGGCGATCGGTTCGATCATGATGGGCGCCATCAAGGACGACGGTTACGGCAGCGCCTTTTCCGTCGGCTCCATCGTCTGCTCCGGCTCGCTCGGCATCCTCATTCCACCGTCCATCGTCCTGATCGTCTACGGTGTCACCGTCGACCAGTCGATCGGCCGCCTCTTCATGGCCGGAGTGGTCCCCGGCATTTTTCTCGGCGGCGGCCTGATGCTGGTCACCTACCTTGCGGCGCGGCGCGCCGGCTTCAAGAAGACCGAACGCGCCTCCGGCAAGGAGATCTGGGTCTCCTTCAAGGACGCCTCCTGGGGCCTCGCGGTGGTGGTCATCATCATCGGCGGCATCTACGGCGGGCTCTTCACCCCGACCGAGGCGGCCGCGGTCTCGGCCGTCTACGGTTTCTTCGTCGTCAAGTTCATCTACCGGGATCTCTCCTGGAAGCAGATTCCCGAGGTGATCAAGGCTTCCGCCTCGACGGCGGCGATGATCATGTTCATCATCGCCAACGCCATGGTCTTTGCCTACCTGCTCACCATCCAGCAGATCCCCCAGGAGCTGGCGGCCTGGATCATCGGCATGAACCTGAGCAAATACATGTTCCTGGTCTTCGTCAACCTGCTGCTCCTGCTCGCCGGCAACTTCATGGAGCCGTCGAGCCTGATCATGATCATCGCCCCGCTCATCTTCCCGGTGGCGATGCAGCTCGGCATCGACCCGATCCATCTCGGTGTCATCGTTACCGTCAACATGGAGATCGGCATGCTCACGCCGCCGGTCGGGCTCAACCTCTTTGTTGCCAGCGGCATTTCGGGCCTGAGTCTGGGCGAAGTGGTCAAGGCTTCGCTCCCCTGGTTCTTCGTGTTGCTGGTCGGCCTGCTGATATTGACCTATATCCCGGCCATCTCCCTCTGGCTGCCGAACCTGATGTACGGCGGCTGA
- a CDS encoding universal stress protein has protein sequence MLPNYTDILVATDLSPNSLQAFKHAVMMARRNKASIHLLHVVPEIDASMRAYISAMMVKGSLDRFDAEHETEARAEIARRLKQFAADELADHPEDLERVTSVDVCHGDPVTNILLTADRLNVDVIVMGTHGKGAMEYTFLGSVAEKVLRKTRRPVFIIPIP, from the coding sequence ATGCTGCCCAACTATACGGACATCCTCGTTGCCACTGACCTGAGCCCGAACTCTCTCCAGGCCTTCAAGCACGCCGTGATGATGGCGCGGCGCAACAAGGCAAGCATTCACCTCCTCCACGTCGTCCCCGAAATCGACGCCTCGATGCGCGCCTACATTTCGGCGATGATGGTCAAGGGGAGCCTCGACCGCTTCGATGCCGAACACGAAACCGAAGCGCGCGCGGAGATCGCCCGCCGCCTGAAGCAGTTTGCTGCCGACGAACTCGCCGATCATCCCGAAGATCTGGAGCGGGTGACCTCGGTCGATGTCTGCCACGGCGACCCGGTCACCAATATCCTGCTGACGGCCGACCGTCTCAATGTCGACGTCATCGTCATGGGGACCCACGGCAAGGGGGCCATGGAGTACACCTTTCTCGGCAGCGTTGCGGAAAAGGTTCTCCGGAAAACCCGGCGTCCGGTCTTCATAATTCCGATCCCCTGA
- a CDS encoding PAS domain-containing sensor histidine kinase, which translates to MPGVLSVSEERLDDVELQRQAEYFADGFITRHLLDAVPTLLLILNRQRQIVYANRTLFELTGGSDMAALRGLRPGEALRCLHAQVTPDGCGSGQHCQACGMLATILASLDGNSARQECRVTRHREGKCEALDLRVSTTPIEYGGETFTIFSIVDISHEKRRQALERIFFHDILNLAGGIRGFAEVLLEPEEENPARVVDHIRGAAERIIDEILAQRTLAAAESQDLEPQPSPVAADSLLGQVLNIYRFHEVSQGRDLMHAKNGAVGLLVSDPTLLGRVLGNMVKNALEATPRGGVVSAGCADVDGEIEFWVHNPGVIPDPVRLQIFQRSFSTRDAGRGLGTYSMRLLSEDYLGGRVGFSSSVKEGTRFFARFPRQWRGR; encoded by the coding sequence ATGCCGGGCGTTTTATCTGTCAGCGAGGAGCGGCTCGACGATGTTGAACTGCAACGTCAGGCCGAGTACTTCGCCGATGGCTTTATCACCCGCCACCTGCTCGACGCCGTTCCGACCCTCCTGCTGATTCTCAATCGCCAACGGCAGATCGTCTATGCCAACCGGACCCTGTTTGAACTGACCGGTGGCAGCGACATGGCCGCTCTGCGCGGTCTGCGCCCCGGCGAGGCCCTGCGCTGCCTGCATGCCCAGGTCACGCCGGACGGCTGTGGCAGCGGCCAACATTGCCAGGCCTGCGGGATGCTGGCGACGATCCTCGCCAGCCTCGACGGCAACTCCGCCCGCCAGGAGTGTCGGGTCACCCGCCACCGCGAAGGGAAATGCGAGGCCCTCGACCTGCGGGTCTCGACCACCCCGATCGAATACGGGGGAGAAACCTTCACCATTTTTTCCATTGTCGACATCAGCCACGAGAAGCGCCGCCAGGCGCTGGAACGGATCTTTTTCCACGATATTCTCAACCTCGCCGGGGGGATCCGCGGCTTTGCCGAGGTTCTCCTCGAACCGGAGGAAGAAAACCCCGCCCGCGTTGTGGATCATATTCGCGGCGCGGCCGAGCGGATCATCGATGAAATTCTCGCCCAGCGCACCCTGGCGGCGGCCGAGAGCCAGGACCTTGAGCCCCAGCCGAGTCCGGTCGCCGCCGACAGCCTGCTCGGCCAGGTGCTGAATATCTATCGTTTCCACGAGGTCAGCCAGGGCCGGGACCTGATGCATGCAAAGAATGGCGCGGTCGGGTTGCTGGTCAGCGACCCAACCCTCCTCGGCCGGGTCCTTGGCAATATGGTGAAAAATGCGCTGGAGGCCACCCCCCGTGGCGGGGTGGTCAGCGCCGGCTGTGCTGACGTCGACGGCGAGATCGAATTCTGGGTTCACAATCCCGGGGTCATTCCCGATCCGGTGCGTCTGCAGATTTTCCAGCGTTCCTTTTCGACCCGGGATGCCGGACGCGGTCTCGGAACCTACAGCATGCGCCTGCTCAGCGAGGACTACCTCGGTGGCCGGGTCGGTTTTTCCTCCAGCGTGAAGGAGGGGACCCGTTTTTTTGCCAGGTTCCCGCGTCAGTGGCGCGGGCGCTGA
- a CDS encoding phosphotransferase, protein MLLEMHCHSLEHSPCSHVSATELVRRCFAKGLQGMVLTDHHYLWPEAELRDLRRAARVPDHFLIFSAQETRTADFGDVLVYGAESTLPRDLPLAGLRQAAAQAALVWAHPYRKGEQPTDENLCHAAWNGIEIFNSNHSVRGNSRGLRDWHRLRFTAIAGTDTHGGSYAGLYPTLFDHPVTTITELTRELRAGRCRPFYKEIPRAGSKNRVTEVTFGAKGEDEIRERIIIRNLDTPFKWQSAERAHRIMEALASHGFSGGTYRVPAAIDADREDHTLIQEGLRGKLLFDRLKAAPAEDGRHYLQMAAKWLARLHNCRLVLTPPGEFLQREAQRLARYLDRFQSIGHPFSTRAKGLHDLLLHREEGLLRGSEDDLVQGHGDYHPKNIIIGQDLQEDRNTLFVAAVDFESSLCLPPAFDVGCFLAQFRNQFFTRPELLERYPDEIFLTTYRQERTSLPRDFDTQVELFRARTNLGIAAYLIKLGLGGSEDIYRVLVEAEQILTHASAAGFTRANKPQPAENKNGELSQRKSGE, encoded by the coding sequence ATGCTGCTGGAAATGCATTGTCACAGCCTTGAACATTCTCCCTGCAGTCATGTCAGTGCCACCGAGTTGGTCAGGCGCTGTTTTGCCAAGGGCCTGCAGGGGATGGTTCTCACTGACCACCACTACCTCTGGCCGGAGGCCGAACTGCGGGACTTGCGCCGGGCCGCCCGGGTTCCGGACCATTTTCTGATCTTCTCCGCCCAGGAGACACGGACCGCAGATTTCGGCGATGTCCTGGTCTACGGCGCCGAGTCGACCCTCCCCCGTGACCTCCCTCTCGCCGGGTTACGTCAGGCAGCAGCGCAGGCGGCCCTGGTCTGGGCCCATCCCTATCGCAAGGGAGAGCAGCCGACCGATGAAAATCTGTGCCATGCCGCCTGGAACGGTATTGAGATCTTCAACTCCAACCACTCGGTGCGCGGCAACAGCCGCGGCCTGCGCGACTGGCACCGCCTGCGCTTTACCGCCATCGCCGGTACCGACACCCATGGCGGCAGCTATGCCGGTCTCTACCCAACCCTCTTCGACCATCCGGTAACGACCATTACCGAGCTGACCCGGGAACTGCGAGCCGGCCGCTGTCGCCCCTTCTACAAGGAAATCCCCCGGGCCGGCAGCAAAAACCGGGTGACCGAAGTCACCTTCGGCGCCAAAGGAGAGGATGAAATCCGGGAACGGATCATCATCCGCAATCTCGACACCCCCTTCAAGTGGCAATCGGCGGAACGGGCCCATCGCATCATGGAGGCGCTCGCGAGCCACGGATTTTCCGGCGGAACCTATCGGGTCCCGGCAGCCATCGATGCCGACCGGGAGGATCACACCCTGATCCAGGAAGGGTTACGGGGAAAGCTTCTCTTCGATCGCCTCAAGGCCGCTCCCGCCGAAGACGGACGCCATTATCTGCAGATGGCGGCAAAGTGGCTGGCACGCCTGCACAACTGCCGCCTGGTGCTGACGCCGCCGGGGGAATTCCTGCAGCGCGAGGCGCAGCGGCTCGCCCGCTATCTCGACCGCTTTCAAAGCATCGGCCATCCCTTCAGCACCCGCGCCAAAGGACTCCACGACCTGCTTCTCCACCGGGAGGAAGGACTGCTCCGCGGCAGCGAAGATGACCTGGTCCAGGGGCACGGCGACTACCACCCGAAAAACATCATTATCGGCCAGGACCTCCAGGAGGACCGCAATACCCTGTTTGTCGCCGCGGTCGACTTCGAAAGTTCCCTCTGCCTCCCTCCGGCCTTTGATGTCGGCTGTTTCCTCGCCCAGTTTCGCAACCAGTTCTTTACCCGGCCGGAGCTGCTTGAGCGCTACCCCGACGAAATTTTCCTGACCACCTACCGACAAGAACGGACCAGCCTGCCCCGGGATTTCGACACCCAGGTTGAGCTCTTTCGGGCCCGCACCAACCTCGGCATCGCGGCCTACCTGATCAAGCTCGGCCTTGGCGGCAGTGAAGATATTTACCGGGTCCTGGTCGAAGCCGAGCAGATTCTCACCCACGCCAGCGCGGCGGGATTCACCAGAGCCAATAAACCTCAGCCAGCGGAGAATAAAAATGGGGAGTTGTCTCAAAGGAAAAGCGGAGAGTGA